From a region of the Helianthus annuus cultivar XRQ/B chromosome 5, HanXRQr2.0-SUNRISE, whole genome shotgun sequence genome:
- the LOC110940989 gene encoding ferroptosis suppressor protein 1 → MAEKKKRVVVVGGGIAGSLLCKTFHKHHHVDFTLIDSKEYFEITWANLRSMVEPSFAKRTLINHHEYLPGASIITSDAIEIDEQHQVSTTSDRQIAFDYLVIATGHMGNHHVTISDRLRQFEADYEKIQSSNTILIVGGGPTGVELAGEIVVDFPAKKVKLVHRGSRLLEFISETAGKKVLDWLTARNVEVILGQSVDLDSSSDGVYSTSSGETITADCHFKCTSEPIGSSWIKETILKDCLDDHGRLMVDEHLRVKGFANIFAIGDVTDVPELKQGYLAQKHALVVANNLKLLIEGGDEGKMVKYSPATSAMAIVSLGRREALAYIRCVTMIGRIPGLIKSKDLFVGKTRKQLGLKA, encoded by the exons atggcggagaagaagaagagagtggtggtggttggtggcggcATAGCCGGTTCTCTTCTTTGCAAAACCTTTCATAAACATCACCACGTTGATTTTACCCTTATTGATtc GAAAGAGTATTTTGAGATCACATGGGCAAACTTGAGGTCAATGGTGGAACCATCATTTGCAAAAAGAACACTGATTAACCACCATGAATATCTTCCTGGTGCAAGTATCATTACATCCGACGCCATTGAGATTGACGAACAACATCAAGTTTCAACCACATCCGACCGCCAGATTGCTTTTGATTACCTTGTCATTGCCACTGGTCACATGGGTAACCATCATGTGACTATAAGTGACAGGCTCAGGCAGTTTGAAGCAG ATTATGAAAAGATTCAATCTTCTAATACGATATTGATAGTTGGAGGAGGGCCCACTGGTGTGGAACTCGCGGGTGAAATTGTAGTCGATTTTCCAGCTAAAAAGGTAAAACTGGTTCACCGTGGTTCAAGATTACTGGAGTTTATTAGTGAAACGGCTGGTAAAAAGGTTCTCGATTGGTTAACCGCTAGAAACGTTGAGGTCATTTTAGGTCAGTCCGTTGACTTAGACTCCAGCTCAGATGGTGTTTATTCGACGTCTAGTGGTGAAACTATTACGGCTGATTGTCACTTTAAGTGCACAAGTGAACCGATTGGTTCATCGTGGATCAAAGAGACTATTCTCAAGGATTGTTTGGATGATCATGGACGGTTAATGGTTGATGAACATTTACGGGTCAAGGGTTTTGCCAATATTTTTGCGATTGGAGATGTTACCGATGTTCCT GAACTCAAACAAGGATACTTAGCACAAAAGCATGCTTTAGTGGTTGCCAACAATTTGAAACTACTGATAGAAGGAGGTGACgagggtaaaatggtaaaatACTCTCCCGCCACGTCAGCAATGGCAATCGTGTCATTGGGGAGGCGAGAGGCTTTGGCATATATACGATGTGTGACAATGATCGGGCGGATTCCTGGTCTGATTAAATCTAAAGACTTATTTGTTGGGAAAACAAGAAAGCAATTAGGGCTAAAAGCCTAA
- the LOC110940988 gene encoding nudix hydrolase 26, chloroplastic, translated as MAICRYSLFLSNPHILFLPKHPHKPIKFTQLPQRLVATGASAMEAPPAGYRRNVGICLMNSSKKIFSASRLDIPDAWQMPQGGVDEGEDPRAAAIRELKEETGVTSAEILMEAPHWLTYDFPPHVREKLNRQWGSDWKGQAQKWFLFKFTGKDEEINLLGDGTEKPEFGEWSWMSPEQVVDRAVDFKKPVYKEVMDVFSPRLQ; from the exons ATGGCAATATGCCGATATTCCTTGTTCCTGAGTAACCCCCACATTCTCTTCCTCCCAAAACACCCCCATAAACCCATAAAATTTACCCAATTGCCACAGCGTCTAGTTGCAACCGGCGCGTCGGCGATGGAAGCTCCTCCGGCTGGGTACAGAAGAAACGTGGGCATCTGCCTCATGAATTCCTCCAAGAAG ATTTTTTCAGCGTCAAGGCTTGATATTCCAGACGCCTGGCAGATGCCTCAG GGTGGTGTCGATGAAGGTGAAGATCCAAGAGCTGCAGCTATTCGGGAATTGAAAGAAGAAACAGGTGTTACATCAGCAGAAATTCTTATGGAG GCCCCACACTGGTTGACCTATGATTTCCCGCCACATGTCAGGGAAAAGCTTAATCGTCAATGGGGTTCTGACTGGAAAGGTCAAGCACAAAAGTG GTTCTTGTTTAAGTTCACCGGAAAAgatgaagaaattaatctcttgggTGATGGCACCGAGAAACCCGAATTTGGAGAGTGGTCTTGGATGTCACCGGAACAAGTGGTTGATCGC GCTGTGGATTTCAAGAAACCTGTTTACAAAGAAGTTATGGATGTTTTCTCTCCTCGTCTTCAGTAA